Proteins encoded in a region of the Benincasa hispida cultivar B227 chromosome 2, ASM972705v1, whole genome shotgun sequence genome:
- the LOC120070669 gene encoding 50S ribosomal protein L35, chloroplastic → MASASMAVSCGLRFSPLYSRPSVRVSHSSVGLASFNKGNSLKLSSSNNISGFGVTFLQKPSHISPTPQIHTPFTVFAAKGYKMKTHKASAKRFRVTGRGKIVRRRAGKQHLLYKKNTKRRLRLSKMHPVSRSDYDNVIGALPYLKVNRQAK, encoded by the exons ATGGCATCTGCTTCAATGGCGGTGTCCTGTGGTCTTAGGTTTTCCCCACTGTACTCTCGCCCATCAGTTCGCGTCTCTCATAGTTCCGTCGGGCTCGCTTCATTCAACAAGGGGAATTCCTTGAAACTTAGTTCCTCCAACAACATTTCCGGCTTTGGAGTCACTTTCCTTCAGAAGCCATCTCACATTTCTCCCACTCCTCAAATTCATACTCCCTTCACTGTTTTCGCTGCTAAAGGCTACAAAATGAAAACCCACAAG GCTTCGGCCAAGCGATTCAGAGTAACGGGTCGGGGGAAAATAGTTCGGAGGAGAGCTGGAAAGCAGCATTTGCTGTACAAGAAGAACACAAAGAGGAGATTACGGCTTTCCAAAATG CACCCAGTGAGCCGGAGTGACTATGATAATGTGATTGGTGCTTTGCCGTACCTGAAGGTGAATAGGCAGGCCAAGTAA